A window from Kluyveromyces lactis strain NRRL Y-1140 chromosome E complete sequence encodes these proteins:
- the TIP41 gene encoding Tip41p (similar to uniprot|Q12199 Saccharomyces cerevisiae YPR040W TIP41 Protein involved in regulation of the TOR pathway) has product MSDKSQPQNNARNRRSLGSGIPMIQVNQAREMFQATVRARHPGNPQQPRETEIQSSMMRTTNTTVGGTTTNSSFQDTQSVTVATSMPKPSSKRSHEHDHKHTHTHPHRSNNPNNPNCGHCGTVIVPSPVATIPAKDDPSVSVGDWTITTTKRPILSSDEIDDWTEKLKFPIPEMIFGHSSVELKNTKTHWCIRFNPFHALSQVKLGDSGLRVSYSEKWINSKLKNSQVTNTEEGLQFGKHWDWSYTTLYNGTVSEDSEYKFVVDNQYQLPIEKLTRRDPILFYDDFILFEDELADNGISMLSIKLRVMAERLLLLCRFFLRVDEVLFKIIDTRIYVEFNEDLVVREWKYMEDDYKTVLNKCRLNSNDPKKSLRDSNWVASVLPLKERVCEVLRKKEDIEEVVE; this is encoded by the coding sequence ATGAGTGATAAGAGTCAGCCTCAGAACAATGCCAGGAACAGAAGATCTCTTGGGAGCGGTATTCCTATGATACAGGTTAACCAGGCTCGTGAAATGTTTCAGGCTACGGTAAGGGCGCGTCACCCCGGCAATCCGCAGCAGCCAAGAGAAACCGAGATACAAAGTTCTATGATGCGCACGACCAATACTACTGTCGGTGGTACCACCACGAACTCAAGTTTCCAAGATACACAGTCGGTTACAGTAGCCACTAGCATGCCCAAACCGAGCTCCAAGCGCTCTCACGAACATGATCATAAGCACACTCATACACACCCACATAGATCGAATAATCCGAATAATCCAAATTGTGGCCATTGCGGTACAGTCATTGTTCCATCCCCTGTAGCCACAATACCAGCGAAAGATGACCCATCTGTAAGTGTAGGTGATTGGACTATCACCACGACGAAGAGGCCTATTCTTTCTAGTGATGAGATCGACGATTGGActgagaaattgaagttcCCAATCCCAGAAATGATTTTTGGTCATTCCAGcgttgaattgaagaacacCAAGACTCATTGGTGCATACGATTCAATCCGTTCCATGCACTTAGTCAAGTAAAACTTGGGGATTCTGGGTTAAGAGTGTCATATTCCGAGAAATGGATCAATTCCAAACTTAAGAATAGTCAAGTGACAAACACAGAGGAAGGATTACAATTCGGAAAACATTGGGATTGGTCCTATACGACTTTATACAATGGGACTGTGTCAGAAGATAGTGAATACAAGTTTGTTGTGGATAACCAGTATCAGCTTCCAATAGAAAAATTAACAAGAAGAGATCCCATTTTATTCTATGATGATTTCATTctatttgaagatgaattgGCAGACAACGGTATCAGTATGCTTTCGATAAAACTTAGGGTAATGGCAGAGAGACTTCTTTTATTATGCAGATTCTTCCTAAGAGTCGATGAGGTCTTGTTTAAAATCATTGATACAAGAATATATGTCGAATTCAATGAGGACCTTGTTGTACGGGAATGGAAATATATGGAGGATGATTACAAGACAGTATTGAATAAATGTAGATTAAATTCAAACGATCCtaagaaatctttgagaGACAGCAACTGGGTTGCGTCTGTATTACCTTTGAAGGAGCGCGTATGTGAAGTATTGaggaaaaaagaagatatagAAGAAGTTGTCGAATAA
- the BIR1 gene encoding survivin (some similarities with uniprot|P47134 Saccharomyces cerevisiae YJR089W BIR1 Protein involved in cell cycle regulation and chromosome segregation contains BIR (Baculovirus Inhibitor of apoptosis Repeat) domain): MNDSNLSSAMDLSFLSEESSLQQIGSLNTPKLPKAEKRKRGRPRTKPVVPVELDANGNPIKKQRGRPRKNPTTEARKSAKKEPILDENGLPVKKRRGRPRKSLIDPTNISFTSESKKNTTTDNNNNIQDTSGGIPKASRAKHSHNVLPIPIQPKKRGRPKKTESIVSVRTEQLHEDMNYSNDMKLKIEKILHKKDNYPNLISSRDTFDPKKSSHRSDVSELESSPVKDNSQRKSIHCASSSIAGVTDSISAYSSKGSTSLSSDDSYKPEVDPLEKVQSDHRADKGRIEFGDNTASDQLQRGTDSAIQTQAPRKRGRPKKLRDETAEPKIKRPRGRPPKDKDNKDKNQSASNTEKLPENQWTLNDIISCRMQQKDQLEASPKKKIKLAKTAAQLGINDSKGSQVGETSFMQSVEKNKDVFLDFKKNKEKATKPNTILDDSYDVFSFDNNGTSNFVIPEEAFPAQSSKKNKTEKSSPMKPLKEQLELIDTDIAFSDESENDSDYSPNDNQDGVHSSPVQSLPDRERDLLRPKQNPIDEPELANDVSRAQNRMEQGADISNELVESHANNLGADNTERRTSNRLSDEWSLSLTFQDVNGQGTPDVSPSNKPKVSFAPFPSSPDVDTKAVINNSNHSTDHPHLDQKYQDAESITQTTPIESLPKWNVLHNSELTSLSEDVLTLNKYFSDLLLYMNRIDASLASDLTGELTFFINSMPNEELALNFKNWIDQKGKEIFESFETTINTKIETLQRQFSTAKEFIQQIDDDSVLLEFANRFNIDF, translated from the coding sequence ATGAATGATTCCAACCTCTCGTCTGCAATGGATCTTTCATTCCTGTCAGAGGAATCGAGTTTGCAGCAAATAGGCTCTTTGAACACGCCTAAATTGCCCAAAGCAGAAAAGCGTAAACGTGGTAGACCGAGAACTAAACCTGTTGTACCGGTTGAATTAGATGCAAATGGAAATCCAATCAAAAAACAACGAGGACGACCACGAAAGAACCCAACCACAGAAGCTCGTAAAAGCGCCAAAAAAGAACCTATATTGGATGAAAATGGTCTTCCGGTAAAGAAACGGCGAGGAAGGCCTAGAAAATCTCTAATTGATCCAACTAATATATCTTTTACTTCAGAATCTAAGAAGAATACTACCactgataataataacaatatCCAGGACACATCAGGAGGTATTCCAAAAGCTTCGAGAGCTAAGCATTCTCACAatgttcttccaattccaattcagCCAAAGAAACGAGGACGACCCAAGAAAACTGAATCGATTGTGAGCGTAAGGACAGAACAATTGCATGAAGATATGAACTACTCAAATGATATGAAACTTAAGATTGAAAAGATCCTACATAAGAAAGATAACTACCCAAATCTAATCTCTTCCAGAGATACCTTTGATCCTAAAAAGTCGTCACACCGGAGTGACGTGAGTGAACTTGAATCTTCCCCGGTTAAAGATAATAGCCAACGAAAAAGTATACATTGTGCGTCAAGTAGTATTGCGGGAGTGACGGACAGCATTTCAGCGTATAGTAGCAAAGGTTCAacatcattatcatcagaTGACTCTTATAAACCTGAAGTTGACCCGCTCGAAAAAGTACAATCAGATCATCGAGCAGATAAGGGCCGAATAGAGTTTGGTGATAACACAGCATCTGatcaacttcaaagagGCACTGACAGCGCAATTCAGACACAAGCACCTCGGAAAAGAGGAAGACCAAAAAAATTACGAGATGAGACTGCGGAGCCAAAGATAAAAAGACCCAGAGGGCGTCCACCAAAGGACAAAGAcaataaagataaaaatCAATCTGCTTCTAACACCGAAAAGTTACCTGAAAATCAATGGACACTAAATGACATTATAAGTTGCAGAATGCAACAAAAGGATCAATTAGAAGCTtctccaaagaaaaaaataaaacttGCGAAGACAGCAGCTCAATTAGGGATTAATGACTCCAAGGGTTCCCAGGTGGGAGAAACTTCATTTATGCAAtctgttgaaaagaataaagatgTTTTCTTAGACTttaagaagaacaaagaaaaagccaCAAAACCCAACACAATCTTGGATGACAGTTATGATGTCTTCAGTTTTGACAACAATGGAACGAGCAACTTTGTGATACCTGAAGAGGCGTTCCCTGCTCAGAGCAgtaaaaagaataaaacCGAAAAATCAAGCCCAATGAAGCCTTTAAAAGAGCAACTGGAACTTATTGATACTGATATAGCATTCAGCgatgaaagtgaaaatgATAGTGATTACTCTCCCAATGACAACCAGGACGGAGTTCATTCATCACCTGTTCAAAGTTTACCAGATCGTGAACGAGATTTGCTTCGGCCTAAGCAGAATCCAATAGATGAGCCAGAACTCGCCAATGACGTTTCAAGAGCTCAAAATAGAATGGAACAGGGTGCCGATATTAGCAATGAGCTAGTCGAAAGTCACGCTAACAATTTGGGTGCGGATAACACGGAGCGAAGAACTTCAAACCGATTATCAGATGAATGGTCTTTATCTTTAACATTCCAAGATGTCAACGGGCAAGGAACACCAGATGTATCGCCCTCCAACAAGCCAAAAGTATCTTTCGCACCATTTCCCTCCTCACCAGACGTGGACACTAAAGCTGTCATTAACAATTCTAACCATTCTACGGATCACCCACATCTGGATCAAAAATACCAAGATGCAGAATCAATAACGCAGACCACTCCTATTGAAAGCCTACCAAAATGGAACGTATTACATAACAGTGAGCTAACTTCCTTGAGTGAGGATGTCTTAACACTTAATAAGTATTTCAGCGATCTGTTATTGTACATGAATAGAATTGATGCTTCATTGGCTTCTGATTTAACGGGTGAGCTGACTTTTTTCATAAACAGCATGCCTAATGAGGAGCTTGCCCTGAACTTCAAGAACTGGATTGATCAGAAAGGAAAGGAGatttttgaatcttttgaaacCACCATTAATACAAAAATAGAGACATTACAACGACAATTCTCAACAGCAAAGGAATTCATACAGCAAATCGATGACGACTCCGTCTTGCTTGAGTTTGCTAATAGGTTTAATATTGACTTCTGA
- the GRR1 gene encoding SCF ubiquitin ligase complex subunit GRR1 (similar to uniprot|P24814 Saccharomyces cerevisiae YJR090C GRR1 F-box protein component of the SCF ubiquitin-ligase complex required for Cln1p and Cln2p degradation involved in carbon catabolite repression glucose-dependent divalent cation transport high-affinity glucose transport and morphogenesis), whose amino-acid sequence MDPQQPASDNSEWQFQVSPGAAWNLRAQARRGQTGSRDAIPLRVDELTDENELNWEALNNRNLSILGNDTLSDIFRSNQLINNGTNDNNSNNNIDGEILNTTGTDEDNRRSTDIDNNTADHFEELTRGAAREANLSRESAHVSSGLPADWFTTMNPSKLSLHQRPFLARERKSALSGIAQIEDDLRQLFENIEKEGWKLPPIEGDSEQLQEYFDKHKIDMRARQNIENFVLKMQKEALDDSSNWTEKEALLDFLLKQVQLTPEDTTALSEIVELSRYRFKFALGIIELRKNYLKESLQLGIQRLRDLNYSAFLAESNLSTEVVEHLKSTIMKQQRVILRAIEMELYSLHSYQEKYSEIIKRMARSIHDYYKRKNTNPNVPNPIYYYRDLFLKYSPWTKRGLDLALYDMHVSEEEWKFMSNHVRSQLPQMLSMVSKDNALYTRIKTPKNTFPLSDLPHEILAMVLEAKSQKANIVPLMAVSKAWAEVIAKLIYYRPHINKQQQLNSFLITMSKPKEETLFDYRSLIKRLNFSFVGDYMTDRKLEHFIGCPNLERLTLVFCKYITTKSVAKVLKGCQYLQSVDITGIHHIRDDLFEVLASDCERIQGLYVPHSNDVSPNAISNFITHAPMLKRVKITFNQSIENDLVMKMVKCCPFLVEVDLTSTPNIDNHGLVTLFTSLPQLREIRVTHNTNITDEFMLAVSQETMGLPALRLVDFSGCENITDKTIDKLVTLAPKLRNLFLGKCSRITDSALKSLARLGKNIQTMHFGHCFNISDEGVRVLVSNCPKIQYIDFACCTNLTNKTLYELAELPKLKRIGMVKCSQITDEGLLTMISIRGRNDTLERVHLSYCTSLTIYPIYELLMACPKLSHLSLTAVPSFLRPDITQFCRSPPSEFTANQRQIFCVFSGKGVHKLRHHLMGIHEPTDGPSTKSDEIFISFLKNKNAIQSDTIEDEDLERLSHNADLDSAALFAASAVFNFANEPFNQIEFAHLDHVFSSMLITSEDEHVVSSADLTALEDFDRSFYDNPLDPRFTDRYVTVAPPASSNINNELADVIRKFRKILNRVLDFEVNVASLCRIQFQYCGTLIAEMSSIYITFVDLNRYISEIYQRIKASEEPKDLLGFVLWKKWWSPCFKDLMRNFKITALVLRIYVKESLTVLTRQRELVLQRARETWDREAANDLPDGEGDIDMGVNMLLPPGGTVAEETDNNDNNIDLRLFLPPGNEQNRETPDDQIIEE is encoded by the coding sequence ATGGACCCACAGCAACCGGCATCCGATAATTCTGAATGGCAGTTTCAGGTCAGTCCTGGCGCTGCTTGGAATTTAAGAGCACAAGCCAGGAGGGGCCAGACAGGCAGCAGGGATGCAATTCCGTTAAGAGTGGATGAGCTGACGGATGAGAATGAGCTTAATTGGGAGGCTCTTAATAATAGGAATCTTAGCATTCTTGGAAACGATACCCtttctgatattttcagATCAAATCAACTGATCAATAACGGAACTAACgataataatagtaataacAATATCGACGGTGAAATACTGAATACTACAGGAACTGACGAAGATAACAGAAGAAGTACTGATATAGATAATAATACCGCTGACCatttcgaagaattgaCGCGGGGAGCTGCTCGTGAAGCTAACTTATCGAGGGAAAGTGCTCATGTATCTTCTGGTCTGCCTGCTGACTGGTTTACTACCATGAATCCTAGTAAACTGTCTTTACACCAAAGACCATTTTTGGCTAGAGAGCGGAAATCCGCCCTTAGTGGCATTGCacaaattgaagatgatttaAGACAGTTGTTTGAAAACatagaaaaagaaggatgGAAATTACCACCGATCGAAGGTGATTCTGAACAATTAcaagaatattttgataaaCACAAAATCGATATGAGGGCAAGACAAAATATTGAGAATTTTGTTCTCAAAATGCAAAAAGAAGCATTAGATGACAGCTCTAACTGGACCGAAAAGGAAGCGTTGTTGGATTTCTTACTGAAGCAAGTCCAACTTACACCAGAAGACACTACAGCATTAAGTGAAATTGTCGAACTTTCAAGATACAGATTTAAATTTGCATTAGGTATTATAGAATTAAGAAAAAACTATCTTAAGGAGTCTTTGCAGCTAGGAATCCAGCGACTTCGTGACCTAAACTATTCAGCATTTTTAGCGGAGAGTAATTTGTCGACGGAAGTTGTTGAACATCTAAAATCAACAATTATGAAACAGCAAAGAGTTATTTTAAGGGCAATCGAAATGGAACTCTATTCTCTACATTCctatcaagaaaaatattcggaaattatcaaaaggATGGCGAGATCGATACATGACTActataaaagaaagaataccAACCCTAACGTACCAAATCCTATTTATTACTATCGCgatttgtttttgaaaTACTCTCCTTGGACAAAAAGAGGATTGGACTTGGCTTTATATGATATGCATGTCTCAGAAGAGGAATGGAAGTTTATGTCTAATCACGTGAGAAGCCAGTTGCCCCAGATGCTCTCAATGGTTTCTAAAGATAATGCATTATATACCAGAATCAAAACACCAAAGAACACTTTCCCGTTATCTGATCTTCCTCATGAAATCCTAGCAATGGTTTTAGAAGCAAAAAGTCAAAAAGCCAATATTGTTCCCTTAATGGCTGTTTCTAAGGCTTGGGCTGAAGTCATTGCAAAACTCATATATTATCGTCCCCATATCAATAAACAGCAGCAattgaattcttttttgattaCCATGAGCAAGCCTAAGGAAGAGACGCTATTTGATTACAGGAGCTTGATAAAACGtttaaatttttcattcgTTGGTGACTATATGACAGATAGAAAACTAGAACATTTCATTGGGTGTCCTAACCTTGAAAGACTTACTTTGGTTTTCTGTAAATATATTACAACCAAATCTGTGGCAAAAGTTTTAAAGGGTTGTCAATATTTACAAAGTGTCGACATAACTGGTATTCATCACATTAGAGatgatttgtttgaagTATTAGCATCGGATTGTGAGAGGATTCAGGGACTTTATGTTCCTCATTCAAACGATGTCTCACCTAATGCTATCTCGAATTTTATCACTCACGCGCCGATGTTAAAACGTGTCAAAATAACTTTTAATCAatctattgaaaatgatttggtgatgaaaatggtCAAATGTTGTCCATTTCTCGTAGAGGTGGATTTAACGTCAACACCGAATATTGATAATCATGGCTTGGTTACGCTATTCACCTCTTTACCTCAATTAAGAGAAATCAGAGTCACGCATAACACGAACATCACCGATGAGTTTATGTTGGCGGTTTCTCAGGAAACCATGGGATTACCTGCATTAAGACTAGTCGACTTCTCTGGTTGCGAAAACATCACGGACAAGACAATTGATAAACTTGTTACTTTAGCACCCAAGCTAAGAAACTTATTTTTGGGGAAATGCAGCCGTATCACAGATTCCGCTCTAAAGTCGTTGGCAAGATTGGGAAAAAATATACAGACAATGCATTTTGGTCactgtttcaatatttcaGATGAAGGTGTCAGGGTTTTAGTAAGCAATTGCCCCAAGATTCAATATATCGATTTTGCTTGTTGCACCAATTTGACAAACAAAACCCTTTACGAACTCGCTGAGTTGCCCAAACTTAAAAGAATAGGTATGGTTAAGTGCTCTCAGATTACAGATGAGGGACTTTTAACAATGATAAGCATTCGCGGAAGGAATGACACGTTAGAGAGAGTCCATCTATCTTACTGTACCAGTCTAACGATCTATCCTATATATGAATTGTTGATGGCATGCCCCAAGTTATCGCACTTATCGCTAACTGCAGTTCCATCTTTTCTTCGTCCCGATATCACGCAGTTTTGTCGTTCTCCCCCCAGTGAATTTACCGCTAATCAAAGGCAGATATTCTGTGTATTTTCCGGAAAGGGCGTTCATAAGTTGCGTCATCATTTAATGGGTATTCATGAACCTACCGATGGACCTAGCACCAAATCTGACGAAATTTTCATCAGCTTTttaaaaaacaaaaacgCAATACAGTCTGACACtattgaagatgaggatcTTGAAAGGTTATCCCATAACGCCGATCTTGATTCTGCCGCATTGTTTGCAGCTTCTGCAGTCTTCAATTTCGCTAATGAGCCTTTTAACCAAATTGAATTTGCTCATCTTGACCATGTATTCTCATCCATGCTGATAACTTCTGAAGATGAGCATGTTGTAAGCTCTGCTGATCTTACTGCACTGGAAGATTTCGACCGATCTTTTTACGATAATCCGCTTGATCCAAGGTTTACGGATAGATATGTTACGGTTGCACCACCGGCTTCTTCTAATATTAATAATGAACTCGCTGATGTTATAAGGAAATTCCGTAAAATATTGAATCGTGTGTTAGATTTTGAAGTCAATGTCGCCAGTTTATGCAGGATCCAATTCCAATATTGTGGTACGTTAATTGCAGAAATGTCTTCGATTTACATAACATTCGTCGATTTAAACAGATATATCTCAGAAATATATCAGAGAATTAAAGCTTCAGAAGAGCCAAAAGACCTCTTAGGATTTGTGCTGTGGAAAAAGTGGTGGTCACCTTGCTTCAAGGATTTAATGAGAAATTTTAAGATTACAGCTTTAGTGTTGAGAATTTACGTGAAGGAAAGTTTGACAGTACTTACCCGTCAAAGAGAATTGGTTTTACAACGTGCCAGGGAAACATGGGACAGAGAGGCTGCTAATGATCTTCCTGACGGAGAGGGAGATATTGACATGGGTGTCAATATGCTATTACCACCAGGAGGAACTGTGGCTGAAGAAACTGAtaacaatgataataatatagATTTGAGGCTCTTCTTACCTCCCGGAAACGAACAGAATAGAGAAACTCCGGAtgatcaaatcattgaGGAGTAA
- the EMC2 gene encoding Emc2p (similar to uniprot|P47133 Saccharomyces cerevisiae YJR088C Hypothetical ORF) — MDLLKNKLLAIHKTGAWAILPPKEIDLAYKETKLLIDAGLNGLDEISYFSMVELLFYLCLVRGEDTEAETLYKTVTDRLGDDSPRIHVMHSMLIQVTRSDDAAKKYIEDLIKNQLEIATDSEDYVQMKKRLLAIERPSMSKEKWVKELLDLVEKFPLDAEIWSLLSQEYQEAGDLRQAIYCMEEVIIGVPFSYEAFGQLAYLHYLKSQSDSDPEAALQSSLSNALRSVELAEAYVKGWGIVLKTSQKLNKKPELTQLAVRKLQELQQNNDNREITNVSRYLLDSET, encoded by the coding sequence ATGGATTTACTTAAGAACAAATTACTGGCAATCCATAAGACTGGCGCATGGGCCATTCTGCCACctaaagaaattgatttggCTTATAAGGAAACGAAACTTTTGATAGATGCTGGGTTAAATGGGCTTGACGAAATTAGTTATTTCTCAATGGTCGAATTATTGTTTTATCTTTGTCTTGTTCGTGGTGAAGACACAGAGGCTGAAACATTGTACAAAACTGTGACAGATCGTCTAGGTGACGATTCTCCAAGAATTCATGTGATGCACTCTATGTTAATACAGGTCACTCGATCCGATGATGCGGCTAAGAAATATATCGAGGATTTGATCAAGAATCAGCTGGAAATAGCTACTGATTCAGAAGACTACGTacagatgaagaaaaggctACTTGCGATAGAGAGACCTTCGATGagtaaagaaaaatggGTAAAAGAACTACTGGATCTGGTTGAGAAGTTTCCTCTAGATGCAGAAATATGGTCGTTACTTTCGCAAGAATACCAGGAGGCTGGGGACCTACGTCAAGCAATATATTGCATGGAAGAAGTCATAATTGGGGTGCCGTTCAGTTATGAAGCATTTGGTCAATTAGCTTATTTGCATTACTTGAAGTCTCAATCAGATTCTGACCCTGAAGCTGCTTTGCAATCAAGTTTATCAAATGCGTTGAGATCTGTTGAGTTGGCAGAAGCCTACGTGAAAGGTTGGGGTATTGTATTGAAGACATCTCAGAAACTGAATAAAAAACCTGAATTAACTCAATTAGCTGTAAGAAAATTGCAAGAACTTCAGcaaaataatgataacaGAGAAATCACTAACGTATCCAGATACCTTTTGGATTCAGAAACTTGA
- the ERV2 gene encoding flavin-linked sulfhydryl oxidase (similar to uniprot|Q12284 Saccharomyces cerevisiae YPR037C ERV2 Flavin-linked sulfhydryl oxidase localized to the endoplasmic reticulum lumen involved in disulfide bond formation within the ER) — MSIKLKVGLHKQRIVTITTLLMIGLLWFTFSNSQLPIEGSPSLGGTKSDLFGGLSANAKNDDASGTIMPKMPDQEAKKALGRASWKYFHTLLARFPDEPTEQEKTKLREFLYLYAELYPCGECSYHFVKMLKKYPPQVASRTTAALWGCHIHNLVNDHLEKPRYDCNTILEDYDCGCTDENGNIDPSLKMNKVTLNKEEKQLG; from the coding sequence ATGTCAATCAAGCTAAAGGTAGGACTGCATAAGCAGCGGATCGTTACAATAACTACGCTTCTAATGATAGGCTTGCTATGGTTTACATTTTCTAATAGCCAGCTACCTATTGAGGGGTCACCATCGTTGGGTGGTACCAAATCCGATCTGTTTGGAGGACTAAGTGCGAACGCGAAGAACGATGATGCATCAGGTACGATTATGCCGAAGATGCCTGATCAGGAGGCGAAAAAGGCTTTGGGGCGGGCTTCatggaaatatttccaCACTCTTTTAGCCAGATTTCCCGACGAGCCTACAGAGCAAGAGAAAACGAAACTACGTGAATTTCTTTACCTATATGCGGAGTTATATCCATGTGGCGAATGTTCTTACCATTTCGtcaagatgttgaagaaataccCACCACAAGTAGCCAGTAGAACCACTGCTGCTTTATGGGGCTGTCATATTCATAATCTAGTGAACGATCATCTTGAAAAACCAAGGTACGATTGTAACACAATCTTAGAAGATTACGACTGTGGATGCACTGACGAGAACGGTAATATCGAtccatctttgaaaatgaacaaagTAACGTTGAACAAAGAGGAGAAACAATTGGGATGA
- the TIF5 gene encoding translation initiation factor eIF5 (similar to uniprot|P38431 Saccharomyces cerevisiae YPR041W TIF5 eIF5 mediates hydrolysis of eIF2-GTP (SUI2 SUI3 GCD11) at start codons Translation initiation factor eIF-5), producing MSINICRDNNDPFYRYKMPPIQAKIEGRGNGIKTVVMNTMDVARALNRPAPYIIKYFGFELGAQTAINVENDRYIVNGAHQPAKLQDVLDGFITKFVLCGSCKNPETEIVITKDGDLVRDCKACGKRTPMDLRHKLSSFVLKNPPDSMNGSKKKKKAATASANVRGGGLSISDIAQGKSQAEAGDDAEENDSDDDELARQINAAASNLATIEVKDEDWAVDMSEEAIRARAKELQGEADKETGEFSKLEEFGEWVLHEEELPTDIELYKKIAELELLEDPKVAAVLAQVLFDEDIVSDISEHTAFLQKLLKDEDFEKNFLGGIERFLGLDHQELIPLLPKILVQLYNNDIISEEEIISFGTKCSKKFVPKDVSKKVRRAAKPFITWLKTAEEDDEDSE from the coding sequence ATGTCAATCAATATTTGCAGAGACAACAATGACCCTTTCTACCGTTATAAAATGCCTCCAATTCAGGCTAAGATTGAAGGTAGAGGTAATGGTATCAAAACTGTTGTTATGAATACCATGGATGTTGCCCGTGCTTTAAACAGACCAGCTCCATACatcatcaaatatttcGGGTTTGAATTGGGTGCCCAAACTGCTATcaatgttgaaaatgatCGTTACATTGTCAATGGTGCTCATCAACCAGCCAAATTACAGGACGTATTGGATGGTTTCATCACTAAGTTTGTCCTTTGTGGATCCTGTAAGAATCCTGAAACTGAAATTGTTATCACTAAAGATGGTGATTTGGTTAGAGACTGTAAAGCTTGTGGTAAGAGAACCCCTATGGATTTGAGACATAAGTTGTCCTCGTTCGTCTTAAAGAACCCTCCTGACAGTATGAACGgttccaagaaaaagaagaaggctgCCACTGCGTCTGCTAATGTCAGAGGTGGTGGTCTTTCTATTAGTGATATCGCTCAAGGTAAATCCCAAGCTGAAGCTGGTGACGATGCCGAAGAAAACGATtccgatgatgatgaattggCCAGACAAATTAATGCCGCTGCCTCTAACTTGGCTACCATTGAAGTCAAGGATGAGGACTGGGCCGTTGATATGTCTGAAGAAGCCATCAGAGCTCGTGCGAAAGAATTACAAGGTGAAGCTGACAAAGAAACTGGCGAATTCTCcaagttggaagaatttgGTGAATGGGTACTAcatgaagaagaactacCTACCGATATTGAATTATACAAAAAGATTGCAGAACTCGAGCTTCTGGAAGATCCAAAGGTTGCTGCAGTTCTGGCCCAAGTTcttttcgatgaagatATCGTATCGGATATCTCTGAACATACTGCGTTCTTGCAAAAATTATTGAAGGACGAAGACTTCgaaaagaactttttgggtggtattgaaagattccTTGGACTTGATCACCAAGAATTGATCCCATTACTACCAAAGATCTTGGTCCAATTATACAACAACGACATCATTTCCGAAGAAGAGATTATCAGCTTCGGTACCAAATGCTCTAAGAAGTTTGTACCAAAGGATGTTTCTAAGAAGGTTCGTAGAGCTGCCAAGCCATTCATCACTTGGTTGAAAACTGccgaagaagatgatgaggatTCGGAATAA